The following are from one region of the Magnolia sinica isolate HGM2019 unplaced genomic scaffold, MsV1 ctg231, whole genome shotgun sequence genome:
- the LOC131236115 gene encoding uncharacterized protein LOC131236115 produces MVAEMLARGPMGGAEMVQFAAHVIRGRWFMWFAAFLIMSAAGATYIFAIYSEEIKKSLGYNQQTLNTLSFFKDLGANVGILSGLINEVTPPWVVLSIGAIMNLTGYLMIWLAVTGRIARPRVWQMCLYICIGANSQSFANTGALVTCVKNFPESRGVVLGLLKGFVGLSGAILTQFYHAFYGDDSKSLILLIGWLPAAISMVFLYTIRIMKVVSQPKELKVFYSFLYIGLALAGYLMVIIIVQNRVNFTQAEFGASTAIVILMLLLPLAVVIRQELMLWRLRLQSINNPAPITISVEKEEKPSLPVIETPPPPPKLEISEKPTKPKSMILRVIAKLKSPERGNDYTILQALFSVDMLILFLATICGVGGTLTAIDNMGQIGKSLDYPRRSISTCVSLISIWNFCGRVVAGFVSEIVLTRYRFPRPQMLTLVLLLSCVGHILIAFPFSGSLYFASVIIGFCFGAQWPLLFAIISEIFGLKYYSTLYNFGSVASPIGSYILNVRVAGHLYDKEGLRQRAFARGPVSDDLTCAGVQCYRISFIIITAVTIFGSFASFVLAMRTRKFYKSDIYAKFRAAAEAAEAEMGPVVGNGRAVVERNRENGSIAADGGDKH; encoded by the coding sequence ATGGTAGCAGAGATGTTAGCCAGAGGTCCAATGGGCGGGGCCGAAATGGTCCAGTTCGCAGCTCACGTGATCAGAGGCAGATGGTTCATGTGGTTCGCTGCCTTCCTAATCATGTCAGCCGCAGGCGCAACCTACATCTTCGCCATCTATTCTGAAGAAATTAAAAAATCGCTGGGCTACAACCAACAGACTCTCAACACTCTCAGCTTCTTCAAAGACCTCGGCGCCAACGTCGGCATCCTCTCTGGCCTAATCAACGAAGTCACTCCGCCATGGGTTGTTCTATCCATCGGCGCCATCATGAATCTAACAGGCTACCTCATGATCTGGCTCGCCGTCACAGGCCGAATCGCTCGACCCCGCGTCTGGCAGATGTGCCTCTATATCTGTATCGGCGCCAATTCCCAATCTTTCGCCAATACCGGCGCTCTCGTTACCTGCGTCAAGAACTTCCCAGAGAGCCGCGGCGTCGTGCTGGGTCTTCTCAAGGGGTTTGTCGGCCTCAGCGGCGCGATTCTCACGCAGTTCTATCACGCCTTCTATGGTGACGATTCTAAGTCGTTGATTCTCCTCATTGGATGGCTCCCGGCTGCTATTTCAATGGTTTTCCTTTACACTATCAGAATCATGAAGGTCGTCAGCCAGCCAAAGGAACTGAAGGTTTTCTACTCGTTTCTCTACATCGGTCTCGCGCTTGCTGGATATCTCATGGTTATAATCATCGTCCAGAACCGGGTGAATTTCACTCAAGCTGAGTTCGGCGCTAGCACTGCAATCGTCATACTCATGCTTCTTCTCCCACTCGCTGTCGTAATCAGGCAAGAACTCATGCTCTGGCGACTCCGCCTCCAATCTATCAACAATCCAGCTCCGATCACCATATCCgtcgaaaaagaagaaaaaccatCACTGCCAGTGATAGAGACTCCTCCCCCACCGCCCAAGTTGGAGATTTCAGAGAAAcccaccaaaccaaaatccatgaTTTTGCGCGTGATAGCTAAACTCAAATCGCCGGAGCGAGGCAATGACTACACCATCCTACAAGCGCTTTTCAGCGTCGACatgctcatcctcttcctcgcAACGATCTGCGGCGTCGGAGGCACTCTGACAGCGATCGACAACATGGGTCAGATCGGAAAGTCATTGGACTACCCACGACGCAGCATCAGCACGTGCGTCTCCCTCATCAGCATATGGAACTTCTGCGGCCGAGTAGTGGCTGGGTTCGTGTCCGAGATCGTCCTGACTCGGTACCGATTCCCCCGCCCACAGATGCTGACGCTCGTCCTCCTCCTATCCTGCGTCGGCCATATCCTAATTGCATTCCCTTTTTCTGGGTCCCTCTATTTCGCGTCTGTGATCATCGGATTCTGCTTCGGGGCACAATGGCCGTTGCTTTTCGCCATCATATCTGAGATCTTCGGTCTCAAGTACTACTCGACCTTGTACAACTTCGGTTCGGTGGCGAGTCCGATCGGATCGTATATTCTCAACGTGAGAGTCGCGGGCCATCTCTACGATAAAGAAGGGCTGAGGCAGAGGGCTTTCGCTCGTGGCCCAGTATCTGACGATCTAACTTGCGCCGGTGTGCAATGTTACCGGATTTCTTTTATCATAATCACGGCGGTGACGATTTTCGGATCGTTCGCTTCGTTCGTTCTAGCGATGAGAACGAGGAAGTTCTACAAGAGCGATATCTATGCCAAGTTCCGCGCTGCAGCGGAAGCGGCGGAGGCCGAGATGGGGCCCGTCGTTGGTAATGGGAGAGCGGTTGtggagagaaacagagagaatgGGTCGATTGCAGCAGACGGTGGCGACAAGCACTGA